One genomic segment of bacterium HR11 includes these proteins:
- the arnA_2 gene encoding Bifunctional polymyxin resistance protein ArnA, translating to MRILVTGGAGFIGSHLCEYLIEQGHEVICLDNLSTGRISNVAALRHHPRFQLIVADIREEDLLSELIRQVDHVYHLAAAVGVRLIMEKPVETLEVNTFGTEIVLKYASKFHKKVLIASTSEVYGDHNEFPLREDSTRVYGPTTVRRWAYAASKALDEFLALAYHQERGTPVVIVRLFNIVGPRQTGRYGMVVPTFVKQALTGQSITVFGDGQQTRCFGYVTDAVEALVRLMEHPKSEGEVFNLGSDEEIRIVDLAHLVKEKTGSASPIVFIPYDKAYGPGYEDMHRRVPDLTKIRTWIGYRPRFNIHQILDRIIDYYRQNLWD from the coding sequence ATGCGCATCTTGGTGACCGGCGGGGCCGGCTTCATCGGCTCCCACCTCTGCGAGTACCTCATCGAGCAAGGCCATGAGGTCATCTGCCTGGACAACCTCAGTACGGGCCGTATCAGCAACGTCGCCGCCCTCCGCCACCATCCCCGGTTTCAACTCATCGTGGCCGACATCCGCGAGGAAGACCTCCTGAGCGAACTCATCCGGCAGGTCGACCACGTCTACCACCTGGCGGCGGCCGTCGGCGTGCGGCTCATCATGGAGAAGCCCGTCGAGACCCTGGAAGTCAACACCTTTGGGACGGAAATCGTCCTGAAGTACGCCAGCAAGTTTCACAAGAAGGTCCTGATCGCCTCGACGTCGGAAGTCTACGGCGACCACAACGAGTTTCCCCTCCGGGAAGACAGTACACGGGTCTATGGTCCGACGACGGTCCGGCGCTGGGCCTATGCGGCGTCGAAGGCCCTCGACGAGTTCCTGGCCCTGGCCTACCACCAGGAGCGGGGGACGCCCGTCGTCATCGTGCGCCTGTTCAACATCGTGGGTCCCCGCCAGACGGGGCGCTACGGGATGGTCGTCCCGACCTTCGTCAAGCAGGCCCTGACGGGCCAGTCCATCACGGTCTTCGGGGACGGCCAGCAGACCCGATGCTTCGGTTACGTGACGGACGCCGTCGAGGCCCTCGTTCGTCTGATGGAGCACCCCAAGAGCGAAGGCGAGGTCTTCAATCTGGGCTCTGACGAGGAGATCCGCATCGTCGACCTGGCCCACCTCGTGAAGGAAAAGACGGGAAGCGCCTCACCCATCGTCTTCATCCCCTACGACAAGGCCTATGGCCCCGGCTACGAGGACATGCACCGCCGCGTGCCGGACCTCACGAAAATCCGGACCTGGATCGGATACCGGCCCCGCTTCAATATCCATCAGATCCTGGACCGCATCATCGATTACTACCGCCAGAACTTGTGGGATTAG